From Pantoea sp. At-9b, the proteins below share one genomic window:
- a CDS encoding Gfo/Idh/MocA family protein: MRKLGIGLIGTGFMGKSHAMAWKAAATFAGEIQPVLVSVADIDGAAAENAAQRYGFARWTTDWQSLINDPAIDVISITSPNRFHAEQSLAAIAAGKHVHCEKPLAPTSDIASEMYQAAEKAGVITQVGFNYIKNPMLKLAKQMIADGDLGEITGFRGIHAEDFMTDPNVPWSWRLDPAGGAGAVADLGSHILGMARFLLGPMTEIFADLDTVVKFRPEKPGSAVMKAVEVDDIARLTVKFARGCRGHIEANWVASGHKMQLGFEITGTRGSLIFNQERFNELKFFQYGSSENKNGFMTLVAGPEHEPYGLFCPAAGHQLGFNDLKTIEMLEFIQAIKQGKPTGPDFKEAFEIQKLVDAALLSCRERSWIAV; this comes from the coding sequence ATGCGTAAATTAGGTATTGGGCTGATTGGCACCGGTTTTATGGGGAAATCGCATGCCATGGCATGGAAAGCGGCGGCTACCTTTGCCGGAGAGATACAACCGGTATTGGTCAGCGTGGCCGATATTGATGGTGCTGCGGCTGAAAATGCTGCGCAAAGGTATGGCTTTGCCCGCTGGACAACCGACTGGCAGTCTTTGATTAATGACCCGGCAATTGACGTTATTTCCATCACCTCTCCCAACCGTTTCCATGCAGAGCAGTCTCTGGCGGCGATTGCCGCAGGTAAGCATGTTCACTGCGAAAAGCCACTGGCCCCCACTAGCGATATCGCCAGTGAAATGTATCAGGCGGCGGAGAAAGCCGGGGTCATTACTCAGGTTGGATTTAATTACATCAAGAACCCGATGTTGAAGCTGGCAAAACAGATGATTGCCGATGGCGATCTCGGCGAAATTACCGGTTTCCGCGGCATTCACGCTGAAGATTTTATGACGGACCCCAACGTACCCTGGTCCTGGCGTCTGGACCCGGCAGGTGGGGCCGGTGCGGTTGCAGATCTGGGTAGCCATATTCTGGGGATGGCCAGATTTTTGCTGGGGCCGATGACGGAAATTTTCGCTGACTTGGATACGGTGGTTAAGTTTCGTCCTGAGAAGCCAGGTTCTGCCGTGATGAAAGCGGTAGAAGTCGATGATATCGCCCGTCTGACGGTAAAATTCGCACGCGGTTGTCGTGGGCATATTGAAGCGAACTGGGTTGCATCCGGTCATAAAATGCAGCTTGGTTTTGAAATTACCGGCACTCGTGGTTCTTTGATATTTAATCAGGAACGATTTAATGAGTTGAAATTTTTCCAATATGGCAGCAGTGAAAATAAAAATGGATTTATGACACTGGTTGCTGGTCCGGAACATGAACCTTATGGATTGTTTTGTCCAGCAGCGGGTCACCAACTCGGTTTTAATGACCTAAAAACAATTGAGATGCTGGAGTTTATTCAGGCTATTAAACAGGGGAAACCAACGGGCCCTGATTTTAAAGAAGCATTCGAGATCCAGAAACTGGTCGATGCGGCACTACTCTCTTGCCGCGAACGGAGCTGGATTGCGGTCTGA